The Labeo rohita strain BAU-BD-2019 unplaced genomic scaffold, IGBB_LRoh.1.0 scaffold_688, whole genome shotgun sequence genome window below encodes:
- the LOC127161613 gene encoding uncharacterized protein LOC127161613 isoform X1, whose translation MYNISVTCGEIQTDGGFEFNLPSDSLNQTLNPDCEQSWHSEDGRLIAVPSDPQRMIDPVISVSSDRLITSHCVNLKHEIICDSTGSPFSREIMFRVRNETAVTPNSDDLNEVTLQHSDQSLLILAVFLIVILIIILICFLWRKKKLGCFLNVFRRDDSENRNPETGVQMQLRSDDDPDNHLEMEPINCSDSDFRSSENQKNPVDHVFHSAQNLNPP comes from the exons ATGTATAATATAAGTGTGACATGTGGAGAGATTCAGACTGACGGCGGCTTTGAGTTCAATCTTCCCTCTGATTCACTGAATCAAACACTCAATCCGGATTGTGAGCAAAGCTGGCACTCAGAG gACGGGCGTCTGATAGCAGTTCCATCAGATCCTCAAAGAATGATTGATCCTGTGATTTCTGTCTCATCTGATCGTCTCATCACTTCTCACTGTGTGAATCTGAAACATGAGATCATTTGTGATTCTACTGGA TCTCCTTTCAGTCGTGAGATCATGTTCAGAG tgagGAATGAAACTGCAGTGACTCCAAACTCAG ATGATCTGAATGAAGTGACTCTCCAGCACTCAG ATCAGTCACTCCTGATTTTGGcggtttttttaattgtcattcTTATCATCATCTTGATCTGTTTCTTGTGGCGGAAAAAGAAACTCGG ATGCTTTCTGAATGTCTTTCGGCGCGACGATTCAGAAAACAG GAATCCTGAAACTGGTGTTCAAATGCAGCTTAGATCTGAT GATGATCCTGACAATCATCTGGAAATGGAGCCGATTAACTGCTCAGATTCAGATTTTCGGTCTTCAGAGAATCAGAAGAATCCTGTTGACCATGTGTTCCATTCAGCGCAAAATCTGAACCCTCCTTAA
- the LOC127161613 gene encoding uncharacterized protein LOC127161613 isoform X2 — protein MYNISVTCGEIQTDGGFEFNLPSDSLNQTLNPDCEQSWHSEDGRLIAVPSDPQRMIDPVISVSSDRLITSHCVNLKHEIICDSTGSPFSREIMFRVRNETAVTPNSDQSLLILAVFLIVILIIILICFLWRKKKLGCFLNVFRRDDSENRNPETGVQMQLRSDDDPDNHLEMEPINCSDSDFRSSENQKNPVDHVFHSAQNLNPP, from the exons ATGTATAATATAAGTGTGACATGTGGAGAGATTCAGACTGACGGCGGCTTTGAGTTCAATCTTCCCTCTGATTCACTGAATCAAACACTCAATCCGGATTGTGAGCAAAGCTGGCACTCAGAG gACGGGCGTCTGATAGCAGTTCCATCAGATCCTCAAAGAATGATTGATCCTGTGATTTCTGTCTCATCTGATCGTCTCATCACTTCTCACTGTGTGAATCTGAAACATGAGATCATTTGTGATTCTACTGGA TCTCCTTTCAGTCGTGAGATCATGTTCAGAG tgagGAATGAAACTGCAGTGACTCCAAACTCAG ATCAGTCACTCCTGATTTTGGcggtttttttaattgtcattcTTATCATCATCTTGATCTGTTTCTTGTGGCGGAAAAAGAAACTCGG ATGCTTTCTGAATGTCTTTCGGCGCGACGATTCAGAAAACAG GAATCCTGAAACTGGTGTTCAAATGCAGCTTAGATCTGAT GATGATCCTGACAATCATCTGGAAATGGAGCCGATTAACTGCTCAGATTCAGATTTTCGGTCTTCAGAGAATCAGAAGAATCCTGTTGACCATGTGTTCCATTCAGCGCAAAATCTGAACCCTCCTTAA